From a single Pyxidicoccus xibeiensis genomic region:
- the eno gene encoding phosphopyruvate hydratase yields MTEIAQILAREVLDSRGNPTVEAEVLLTGGSRGRAAVPSGASTGEHEAIELRDGDKGRYLGKGVKKAVRNVIDVLAPALVGLDAADQFSVDQKMLELDGSPTKGKLGANAILAVSMACARAAADAHGLPLYRYVGGAQARTLPVPLMNILNGGAHADTRVDVQEFMVVPAGAPTFAEGLRWGAEVFHALKKILKGRKLATGVGDEGGYAPDLPANEEALKLIMEAIDAAGFKAGEQLFLALDVAASEFFDKGSKKYGLKGEGKEYDSSGLLDYYRGLSERYPIISIEDGMAEDDWEGWKKLTDALGGKLQLVGDDLFVTNVERLSRGIDSGVANSILVKVNQIGSLTETFDAVRMAHKAGFTSVMSHRSGETEDTTIADLAVALDCGQIKTGSASRSDRVAKYNQLLRIEQELGAAARYAGKSVFRSLAQKK; encoded by the coding sequence ATGACCGAGATTGCTCAGATTCTGGCGCGTGAAGTGCTCGACTCCCGCGGCAACCCCACCGTGGAGGCCGAGGTCCTCTTGACGGGTGGCTCCCGAGGCCGCGCGGCGGTGCCGTCCGGGGCCTCCACCGGCGAGCACGAGGCCATCGAGCTCCGTGACGGCGACAAGGGCCGCTACCTGGGCAAGGGCGTGAAGAAGGCCGTGCGCAACGTCATCGACGTGCTGGCCCCGGCGCTGGTGGGCCTGGACGCGGCGGACCAGTTCTCCGTGGACCAGAAGATGCTGGAGCTGGACGGCTCGCCCACCAAGGGCAAGCTGGGCGCCAACGCCATCCTCGCGGTGTCCATGGCGTGCGCGCGCGCCGCGGCGGACGCGCACGGGCTGCCGCTGTACCGGTACGTGGGCGGTGCCCAGGCGCGCACCCTGCCGGTGCCGCTGATGAACATCCTCAACGGCGGCGCGCACGCGGACACCCGCGTGGACGTGCAGGAGTTCATGGTGGTGCCCGCGGGCGCCCCCACCTTCGCGGAAGGGCTGCGCTGGGGCGCGGAGGTGTTCCACGCGCTGAAGAAGATTTTGAAGGGCCGCAAGCTGGCCACCGGCGTGGGCGACGAGGGCGGCTACGCCCCGGACCTGCCGGCCAACGAGGAGGCCCTGAAGCTCATCATGGAGGCCATCGACGCGGCGGGCTTCAAGGCCGGCGAGCAGCTGTTCCTGGCCCTGGACGTGGCGGCCAGCGAGTTCTTCGACAAGGGCAGCAAGAAGTACGGCCTCAAGGGCGAGGGCAAGGAGTACGACTCGTCCGGGCTGCTCGACTACTACCGCGGCCTGTCCGAGCGCTACCCCATCATCTCCATCGAGGACGGCATGGCGGAGGATGACTGGGAGGGCTGGAAGAAGCTCACCGACGCGCTGGGCGGCAAGCTGCAGCTGGTGGGCGACGACCTCTTCGTCACCAACGTGGAGCGGCTGTCGCGCGGAATCGACAGCGGCGTGGCCAACTCCATCCTGGTGAAGGTGAACCAGATTGGCTCGCTGACGGAGACGTTCGACGCCGTGCGCATGGCGCACAAGGCGGGCTTCACGTCGGTGATGAGCCACCGCTCCGGCGAGACGGAGGACACGACGATTGCCGACCTGGCCGTGGCCCTGGACTGCGGGCAGATCAAGACGGGCTCGGCGTCGCGCTCGGACCGCGTGGCCAAGTACAACCAGCTGCTGCGCATCGAGCAGGAGCTGGGCGCGGCCGCCCGCTATGCCGGCAAGTCCGTCTTCCGCTCGCTCGCGCAGAAGAAGTGA
- the surE gene encoding 5'/3'-nucleotidase SurE, whose protein sequence is MSDKKPRILVSNDDGYFSDGLKALVEAVSPLGEVWVVAPDREQSATSHAISLHRPLRIKEVRERWFAVDGTPADSAYLAINHLLKDDRPTLMVSGINHGPNLAEDVMYSGTVAAAMEGALLGVPAIAFSLVARGTFDFGPAARFARSLVASALAQPLPPRMLLNVNVPGGVEPAGYVVTRQGRHTYGYEVVEKEDPRGRKYYWIGGSEYQHEDIPGSDCNAVHRDKLISITPLHFELTDHPRMAELAGWRLDGFARHEPDGA, encoded by the coding sequence GTGAGCGACAAGAAACCGCGAATCCTCGTCTCCAACGACGACGGCTACTTCTCCGACGGGCTCAAGGCGCTGGTGGAGGCCGTGAGCCCGCTGGGAGAGGTGTGGGTGGTGGCGCCGGACCGGGAGCAGAGCGCCACCTCGCATGCCATCTCCCTGCACCGGCCGCTGCGCATCAAGGAGGTGCGGGAGCGGTGGTTCGCCGTGGACGGCACCCCGGCGGACAGCGCTTATCTGGCGATCAACCATCTCCTGAAGGATGATCGCCCCACTCTCATGGTGTCCGGCATCAACCACGGTCCGAACCTGGCGGAAGACGTCATGTACTCCGGCACGGTGGCGGCGGCGATGGAGGGGGCCCTGCTCGGGGTGCCCGCCATCGCCTTCAGCCTCGTCGCCCGGGGGACGTTCGACTTCGGCCCGGCGGCCCGCTTCGCGCGCTCGCTGGTGGCCAGCGCGCTGGCGCAGCCCCTGCCGCCGAGGATGCTCCTCAACGTGAATGTCCCCGGTGGCGTGGAGCCGGCGGGCTACGTCGTCACGCGCCAGGGCCGGCACACGTACGGGTACGAGGTGGTGGAGAAGGAGGACCCTCGTGGCCGCAAGTACTACTGGATTGGCGGCAGCGAGTACCAGCACGAGGACATCCCGGGCAGCGACTGCAACGCGGTGCACCGGGACAAGCTCATCTCCATCACCCCGCTGCACTTCGAGCTGACGGACCATCCCCGCATGGCCGAGCTCGCGGGGTGGCGGCTCGACGGCTTCGCCCGGCACGAACCGGACGGTGCCTAG
- a CDS encoding M23 family metallopeptidase — protein MRPSVSSRAGGALRVFLVAVLFAGCVGPRAAAPGPETALDSGDESSWTRPAVSGPATDTGSGAPTGKRSALPFALRSAHPEPELVSARHRVAPGETMYRIAKTYGLTVEELGAANSIKAPWTLAVGQELVVPGQEREAPEEVLAEADPEPVRTSAEVPRRRGPTVARREEPPSRSRPLSRAGPGARPRVATQGMIDWPLRGVLYGRFGKKGKEPHDGVDLAAPKGTPVKTAQAGTVLYAGEQRGYGNIVIVEHSQQLITLYAHNQDLRVKTGQRVLRGQVIATVGESGKTSGPHLHFEVRMDGKPVDPLDYLGPMPST, from the coding sequence TTGCGGCCGTCCGTGTCCAGCCGAGCGGGTGGGGCGCTCCGGGTCTTCCTCGTGGCCGTGCTGTTCGCCGGCTGCGTGGGGCCCCGGGCCGCTGCCCCCGGGCCGGAGACGGCGCTGGACTCAGGCGATGAGTCCTCCTGGACGCGCCCCGCCGTGTCCGGGCCCGCTACGGACACGGGCTCGGGCGCTCCGACGGGGAAGCGGAGCGCGCTGCCGTTCGCCCTGAGGTCGGCGCATCCGGAGCCGGAGCTGGTGTCCGCGCGCCACCGCGTCGCCCCGGGCGAGACGATGTATCGCATCGCGAAGACGTACGGCCTCACGGTGGAGGAACTGGGGGCCGCCAACTCCATCAAGGCCCCGTGGACGCTGGCGGTGGGGCAGGAGCTCGTCGTCCCCGGACAGGAGCGCGAGGCTCCGGAAGAAGTCCTGGCGGAGGCGGACCCGGAGCCGGTGCGGACGTCCGCGGAGGTGCCCCGGCGCCGGGGGCCCACCGTGGCCCGCCGTGAGGAGCCACCTTCGCGTTCCCGTCCGCTGTCGCGTGCCGGCCCGGGCGCTCGGCCGCGGGTGGCCACGCAGGGCATGATCGACTGGCCGCTCAGGGGCGTGCTGTACGGGCGGTTCGGGAAGAAGGGCAAGGAGCCGCATGACGGCGTGGACCTGGCCGCGCCGAAGGGCACACCGGTGAAGACGGCCCAGGCCGGCACGGTGCTCTACGCGGGCGAGCAGCGGGGCTACGGCAACATCGTCATCGTCGAGCACTCGCAGCAGCTCATCACGCTGTACGCGCACAACCAGGATTTGCGCGTGAAGACGGGGCAGCGGGTGCTGCGCGGGCAGGTCATCGCCACCGTGGGCGAGTCGGGCAAGACGTCCGGGCCGCACCTGCACTTCGAGGTCCGCATGGACGGCAAGCCGGTGGACCCGCTCGACTACCTCGGGCCGATGCCGTCGACCTGA
- a CDS encoding ADP-ribosylglycohydrolase family protein: MPPNRRNAPRGPDPLLAQRRRGALLGLAVGNALAVPTAHRPLISVPFPTPADGPYSQLMGGGPHELRKGQVTEEVQLACCLGHSLRDLKRYDAADALRRYRAWQPHAFDVSEPMKEVLEDCQAGPPLGAGRRVWLRAFRQPAGAGSLARTAPLGVYLAGNTAARTQASLEDSALTHFDPRCQLACAAFNAALARAVTSGAELKAEDLLSAAESGLLVAGAALGRSDKDHVHEVTHASALLREDLELARKEDPQLYGPELHLHRPLHAVRVAFRLAFWELLHAPTAEAALLDVVHRGGDTEAHAAITGALVGAFHGEEALPAAWRKGVLEALATVKGPLWDVYHPRHLLALAA; the protein is encoded by the coding sequence ATGCCGCCCAACCGCCGCAATGCCCCTCGGGGGCCTGATCCCCTCCTCGCCCAGCGTCGCCGGGGCGCGCTCCTGGGCCTGGCCGTGGGCAACGCCCTGGCTGTGCCCACCGCGCACCGGCCCCTCATCTCCGTGCCCTTCCCCACCCCGGCCGACGGGCCCTACTCCCAGCTGATGGGCGGGGGGCCCCACGAGCTGCGCAAGGGGCAGGTGACGGAGGAAGTCCAGCTCGCGTGCTGCCTCGGCCACAGCCTGAGGGACCTCAAGCGCTATGACGCCGCCGACGCGCTCCGCCGCTACCGCGCCTGGCAGCCGCACGCCTTCGACGTCAGCGAGCCGATGAAGGAGGTGCTGGAGGACTGCCAGGCGGGCCCTCCGCTGGGGGCCGGCCGGCGCGTGTGGCTGCGGGCCTTCCGCCAGCCCGCCGGCGCGGGGAGCCTGGCCCGCACCGCGCCGCTGGGCGTGTACCTGGCGGGCAACACCGCCGCGCGCACCCAGGCCTCACTGGAGGACTCCGCCCTCACCCACTTCGACCCGCGCTGCCAGCTGGCCTGCGCCGCCTTCAACGCCGCCCTGGCGCGCGCCGTCACCAGCGGCGCGGAGCTGAAGGCCGAGGACCTGCTCTCCGCCGCGGAGTCGGGCCTGCTGGTGGCCGGCGCGGCGCTCGGGCGCTCCGACAAGGACCACGTCCACGAGGTGACGCACGCGTCCGCCCTCCTGCGCGAGGACCTGGAGCTGGCCCGCAAGGAGGACCCGCAGCTGTACGGCCCGGAGCTGCACCTGCACCGGCCGCTGCACGCCGTCCGCGTCGCCTTCCGGCTGGCCTTCTGGGAGCTGCTCCACGCCCCCACCGCCGAGGCCGCGCTGCTGGACGTCGTCCACCGCGGGGGCGACACCGAGGCCCACGCCGCGATTACCGGCGCCCTGGTGGGGGCGTTCCATGGCGAGGAAGCCCTGCCCGCCGCGTGGCGCAAGGGCGTGCTGGAGGCCCTGGCCACGGTGAAGGGCCCCCTCTGGGACGTGTACCACCCCAGACACCTCCTGGCGCTCGCGGCCTGA